A single Dermacentor albipictus isolate Rhodes 1998 colony chromosome 3, USDA_Dalb.pri_finalv2, whole genome shotgun sequence DNA region contains:
- the Chchd3 gene encoding MICOS complex subunit mic25-a, producing the protein MGSSGSTRRVTIVNENSPDVIKISDSVVKRLKGESDSISSTVARQTAAGVPYEPRTAAGDNLQSRRLNHDELKKLDDVWRENLKEVERQNQELYKLATDKFAGAVKQVEERYAQHTCTPVCEGHQQKVMDCYAKNQRAPLNCSKLVDAFTKCVHEARKDIVAQ; encoded by the coding sequence ATGGGCTCGTCTGGAAGCACCAGGAGAGTTACCATCGTTAACGAAAACTCTCCGGATGTCATCAAGATATCAGACTCTGTTGTGAAGAGGCTGAAGGGAGAATCCGACTCTATTTCGTCCACAGTGGCCCGACAGACTGCTGCCGGTGTACCGTACGAGCCGAGGACTGCCGCGGGAGACAACCTTCAGAGCCGGAGGCTCAACCACGACGAACTGAAGAAACTTGATGACGTCTGGCGAGAAAATTTGAAGGAGGTAGAACGGCAGAATCAAGAATTGTACAAACTGGCGACCGACAAGTTTGCCGGTGCCGTAAAGCAGGTAGAGGAGCGGTACGCCCAACATACGTGCACTCCTGTGTGCGAGGGGCACCAGCAAAAAGTAATGGATtgttacgcgaagaaccagcgcgcGCCATTAAATTGTTCTAAGCTCGTCGATGCGTTCACAAAGTGTGTTCACGAGGCAAGAAAAGACATTGTAGCTCAGTAG